A single genomic interval of Tsukamurella paurometabola harbors:
- a CDS encoding LysR family transcriptional regulator ArgP, with product MLSGHHLETLVAVVEEESFGAAASRLRITQSAVSQRIRALEQQVGHVVVTREGPCRPTAQGEVLLGLARGVASLEADALGRLAGGAPSAVLDVGVNADSLATWFRDVIGAVAGLPDGPLLRLVVDDEHHTADLLRAGSVLGAVTTDPEPVQGCAAEYLGTMRYLPVCTPAYAERWRAGGRWRWREMPVVQFDLRKDELQNKVLHRRGVRDSPPMHRIPSSEAFTHAVRAGLGWGSLPEADVGDALERGTLIRLTDDTVDVKLHWQSWRLHTRATERLADAIHAAAAVHLH from the coding sequence ATGCTGAGCGGGCATCACCTGGAGACCCTCGTCGCGGTGGTCGAGGAGGAGAGCTTCGGCGCCGCCGCGTCCCGCCTGCGCATCACCCAGTCCGCGGTCAGCCAGCGCATCCGCGCCCTGGAGCAGCAGGTGGGACACGTCGTCGTGACCCGCGAGGGCCCGTGCCGGCCGACCGCGCAGGGGGAGGTGCTGCTCGGCCTCGCCCGCGGTGTGGCCTCGCTCGAGGCCGACGCGCTGGGCCGCCTCGCGGGCGGTGCGCCGTCGGCCGTGCTCGACGTCGGCGTGAACGCGGACTCGCTCGCCACCTGGTTCCGCGACGTGATCGGGGCCGTCGCCGGCCTGCCGGACGGGCCGCTGCTGCGCCTCGTGGTCGACGACGAGCATCACACCGCCGATCTGCTCCGCGCGGGCTCGGTGCTCGGTGCCGTCACCACCGACCCGGAGCCCGTGCAGGGGTGCGCGGCCGAGTACCTCGGCACCATGCGCTACCTACCGGTGTGCACGCCCGCCTACGCCGAACGCTGGCGTGCGGGCGGCCGCTGGCGCTGGAGGGAGATGCCCGTGGTGCAGTTCGACCTGCGCAAGGACGAGTTGCAGAACAAGGTGCTCCACCGCCGCGGCGTCCGCGACTCGCCGCCGATGCACCGCATCCCGTCGTCGGAGGCCTTCACCCACGCCGTCCGCGCCGGCCTCGGCTGGGGCAGCCTGCCGGAGGCCGACGTCGGCGACGCGCTCGAACGCGGCACCCTGATCCGGCTCACGGACGACACCGTCGACGTGAAGCTGCACTGGCAGTCCTGGCGGCTGCACACCCGCGCCACCGAGCGGCTCGCCGACGCGATCCACGCCGCCGCGGCGGTGCACCTCCACTGA
- a CDS encoding MarR family winged helix-turn-helix transcriptional regulator, protein MTDPDPLALERQVCFALAIANRAVLSVYRPILAPMGLTHPQYLVMLALWEASPRSVKEIAEALQLDSPTLSPLLKRLEAQGLLTRARAADDERRMDVALTAAGRELRDQALAVPPAVIERLGASLEELEDLHRVLTTVNAKALAAGALKES, encoded by the coding sequence ATGACAGATCCCGATCCGCTCGCCCTGGAACGCCAGGTGTGCTTCGCGCTGGCGATCGCCAACCGCGCGGTGCTCTCGGTGTACCGGCCGATCCTGGCGCCCATGGGCCTCACCCACCCCCAGTACCTCGTGATGCTGGCGCTGTGGGAGGCCTCGCCGCGGTCGGTGAAGGAGATCGCCGAGGCGCTGCAGCTCGACTCCCCCACCCTGAGCCCGCTGCTCAAACGCCTCGAGGCGCAGGGCCTCCTCACCCGCGCCCGCGCCGCGGACGACGAGCGGCGAATGGATGTCGCACTCACCGCGGCCGGTCGCGAACTGCGCGACCAGGCCCTCGCCGTGCCGCCCGCCGTGATCGAGCGGCTGGGCGCGAGCCTCGAGGAGCTCGAGGACCTGCACCGCGTGCTCACCACCGTCAACGCCAAAGCGCTCGCCGCGGGCGCCCTGAAGGAGTCCTGA
- a CDS encoding ATP-dependent DNA ligase has protein sequence MAQIRENREVDGVGVQLTNLDKVLYPATGTTKAEVIDYFQAIAPFALPHLRDRPLTRKRWPNGVDKTAFFEKRLPSHAPAWIRRGSQFHSDGESRYPVIENAAGMVWLGQQAALELHVPQWAFVPDDADPDRPEVPGPPNRLVLDLDPGPDVTLDECAALALRIRELLAAMDMEGYPVTSGSKGLHIYAPLPGAISAHGARTVAHAIASQLEAESPELVTASMAKDQRGGRIFVDWSQNSASKTTVAPYSLRGRERPWVAAPRTWDELARPGLRQLEFEEVLARAQSDGDLLAGLDGAAARPGGAEAPSAPPPAPVDLGEYRAKRDARKTPEPFGGAPSQGDPIFVIQEHHARRLHYDFRLEHDGVLASWAVPKNLPDDPEVNHLAVRTEDHPMDYAAFEGSIPKGEYGGGDVTIWDHGTYELEKWRSNEVIVTLHGNRLQGKRYALIRTGEKNWLAHLTKDKAVPAKPVAGLAPDPMLPSESPIDGLRGADWAFEGKWDGYRMIATVRGGTVSLRTRSGRTVTAEFPEFESLAADLDGMDVVLDGEAVVLDGNGVPSFHLMAGGDTRSGAVQLYLFDVLSLNGVDLTKRPWTLRRQVLEGLAPLLESDTAVSVPPLVDAATGAEAAALSAERGWEGILAKRRDSPYLPGQRVRAWLKHKNWRDLQVAIGGWKPGKGARANRIGSVLVGLPAETGLVYLGSVGSGFSDRDLAALAEELEPLRMRRSPFTAPIDDPEARDAVWVLPKVIGDVRYSSLRRGGHLRQPSWRGFRRDLLPGDLPSADEAPWEDPD, from the coding sequence GTGGCGCAGATCCGGGAGAACCGCGAGGTCGACGGCGTCGGCGTGCAGCTGACCAATCTCGACAAGGTGCTGTACCCCGCGACGGGCACCACGAAGGCCGAGGTCATCGACTACTTCCAGGCCATCGCCCCGTTCGCGTTGCCGCACCTGCGCGACCGCCCGCTCACCCGCAAGCGCTGGCCCAACGGCGTGGATAAGACGGCCTTCTTCGAGAAGCGGCTGCCGAGCCATGCACCCGCGTGGATCCGCCGCGGCAGCCAGTTCCACTCCGACGGCGAGTCCCGGTACCCGGTCATCGAGAACGCCGCCGGCATGGTGTGGCTCGGCCAGCAGGCGGCGCTGGAACTGCACGTCCCCCAGTGGGCCTTCGTCCCCGACGATGCCGACCCCGACCGCCCGGAAGTGCCCGGACCGCCGAATCGCCTCGTGCTCGACCTGGACCCCGGCCCCGACGTCACCCTCGACGAGTGCGCCGCCCTCGCCCTGCGCATCCGCGAGCTGCTCGCCGCGATGGACATGGAGGGCTACCCCGTGACCAGCGGCTCCAAGGGGCTGCACATCTACGCTCCGCTGCCCGGCGCCATCTCCGCGCACGGCGCCCGCACGGTGGCGCACGCCATCGCGTCGCAACTCGAGGCCGAATCGCCCGAACTGGTCACCGCGTCGATGGCGAAGGACCAGCGCGGCGGACGCATCTTCGTCGACTGGTCCCAGAACAGCGCCTCCAAGACCACCGTCGCGCCGTACTCGCTGCGCGGCCGCGAACGCCCGTGGGTCGCCGCGCCGCGCACCTGGGACGAACTGGCCCGGCCGGGCCTGCGGCAGCTGGAGTTCGAGGAGGTCCTCGCACGGGCGCAGTCCGACGGCGACCTGCTCGCCGGGCTCGACGGTGCCGCCGCCCGGCCGGGCGGTGCCGAGGCACCGTCGGCGCCGCCGCCCGCGCCCGTCGACCTGGGCGAGTACCGCGCCAAGCGCGACGCGCGGAAGACGCCCGAACCGTTCGGCGGCGCACCGTCGCAGGGCGATCCGATCTTCGTCATCCAGGAGCACCACGCGCGGCGGCTGCACTACGACTTCCGGCTGGAGCACGACGGCGTGCTCGCGTCCTGGGCCGTGCCGAAGAACCTCCCGGACGATCCGGAGGTCAATCACCTGGCCGTGCGCACCGAGGACCATCCCATGGACTACGCGGCGTTCGAGGGGAGCATCCCGAAGGGTGAGTACGGCGGCGGCGACGTGACCATCTGGGACCACGGCACGTACGAGCTGGAGAAGTGGCGCTCGAACGAGGTGATCGTGACGCTGCACGGGAACCGGTTGCAGGGCAAGCGGTACGCGCTGATCCGCACCGGGGAGAAGAACTGGCTGGCGCACCTGACGAAGGACAAGGCCGTGCCCGCCAAGCCCGTCGCCGGCCTCGCGCCGGATCCCATGCTGCCCAGCGAGTCCCCGATCGACGGGCTGCGCGGCGCCGACTGGGCCTTCGAGGGCAAGTGGGACGGCTACCGCATGATCGCGACGGTGCGCGGCGGCACCGTCTCCCTGCGCACCCGATCGGGGCGCACCGTGACCGCGGAGTTCCCCGAGTTCGAGTCGCTGGCGGCCGATCTCGACGGGATGGACGTGGTGCTCGACGGGGAGGCGGTGGTGCTCGACGGGAACGGCGTACCGTCGTTCCACCTGATGGCGGGCGGCGACACCCGGTCCGGCGCGGTGCAGTTGTACCTCTTCGACGTGCTGTCGCTGAACGGCGTGGACCTGACGAAGCGGCCGTGGACGCTACGCCGACAGGTGCTGGAAGGCCTTGCGCCGCTGCTCGAATCCGACACCGCTGTGAGCGTGCCGCCACTTGTGGACGCCGCGACGGGCGCGGAGGCCGCCGCGCTCAGCGCGGAGCGCGGCTGGGAGGGGATCCTCGCCAAGCGCCGGGACTCGCCGTACCTGCCCGGGCAGCGGGTGCGCGCATGGCTCAAACACAAGAACTGGCGCGACCTGCAGGTCGCGATCGGCGGCTGGAAGCCGGGAAAGGGAGCGCGCGCCAACCGGATCGGATCCGTGCTCGTCGGCCTGCCGGCCGAGACGGGCCTCGTGTACCTGGGCTCGGTGGGCTCGGGTTTCAGCGACCGCGACCTGGCCGCTCTCGCCGAGGAACTGGAGCCGCTGCGGATGCGCCGCTCGCCGTTCACGGCCCCGATCGACGATCCCGAGGCCCGCGACGCGGTGTGGGTGCTGCCGAAGGTGATCGGTGACGTGCGCTACTCCTCGCTGCGGCGCGGCGGTCACCTGCGGCAACCGAGTTGGCGCGGCTTCCGGCGCGATCTCCTTCCCGGCGACCTCCCCTCCGCCGACGAGGCACCGTGGGAGGACCCCGACTGA
- a CDS encoding DUF5313 family protein: MTAVHRPDPLHYLAWVYTGSLPDRNREWVRRTLTRRTWALRHLLRGQLAVLPVYALLMLLPGPLALRGATVLLGALLAVFYNAAYMRPNRARRLEKNGLDPELENPAVAARRDATRAAYEAAYAPTRA, from the coding sequence ATGACCGCCGTCCACCGCCCCGATCCCCTGCACTACCTCGCCTGGGTCTACACCGGCTCGCTGCCGGATCGGAACCGGGAATGGGTGCGCCGCACCCTGACCCGCCGCACGTGGGCGCTGCGGCACCTGCTCCGCGGGCAGCTCGCGGTGCTCCCGGTGTACGCGCTGCTCATGCTGCTCCCGGGCCCACTGGCGCTGCGCGGCGCGACGGTGCTGCTCGGCGCGCTGCTCGCCGTGTTCTACAACGCCGCCTACATGCGTCCGAACCGCGCCCGCCGGCTGGAGAAGAACGGCCTCGACCCGGAGCTGGAGAACCCCGCCGTGGCCGCGCGCCGCGACGCGACCCGCGCCGCCTACGAAGCCGCGTACGCCCCCACCCGCGCCTGA
- a CDS encoding LysE/ArgO family amino acid transporter, which yields MTSALLAGLGLGLSLIVAIGAQNAYVLQVGVRGRGLGGVVAVCIASDMALIIAGVAGLGAAVSGRPLLLEVVKWAGAAVLLGYGLRSLWAARRSEGLVAGGDGAASVAAVVTGALALTWLNPHVYLDTVLLLGSASTRYAGDRWWFALGAVVASVAWFCLLGFGARRLAGVLARPGVWRAINLGIGALLLLLALRLATMPLGG from the coding sequence ATGACCTCCGCACTCCTCGCCGGCCTCGGGCTCGGGCTCTCGCTGATCGTGGCGATCGGCGCGCAGAACGCCTACGTGCTGCAGGTGGGCGTGCGCGGGCGCGGGCTCGGCGGCGTCGTCGCGGTGTGCATCGCCTCCGACATGGCGCTGATCATCGCGGGGGTCGCGGGGCTCGGCGCCGCGGTCTCGGGACGGCCGCTGCTCCTGGAGGTGGTGAAGTGGGCGGGCGCCGCGGTGCTGCTCGGCTACGGCCTGCGGTCGCTGTGGGCGGCACGCCGCTCGGAGGGGCTCGTCGCGGGCGGCGACGGCGCCGCATCGGTCGCGGCCGTCGTGACGGGGGCACTGGCGCTGACGTGGCTGAATCCGCACGTGTACCTGGACACGGTGCTGCTGCTCGGCTCGGCCTCGACCCGGTACGCGGGCGACCGCTGGTGGTTCGCGCTCGGCGCCGTCGTCGCCAGCGTCGCCTGGTTCTGCCTGCTGGGCTTCGGCGCCCGGCGCCTGGCCGGCGTGCTCGCCAGGCCCGGGGTGTGGCGGGCGATCAACCTCGGCATCGGTGCGCTGCTGCTGCTCCTGGCCCTGCGGCTCGCGACCATGCCCCTCGGCGGCTGA
- a CDS encoding P1 family peptidase, with the protein MPVVQTISVPGVRVGHVTDAAARTGCTVVTFPDGTVGSGEVRGGAPASREFDLLSPERSVEEIHAAVLTGGSAFGLASADGVMRRLEEEDRGVDTVAGRVPIVPTLGLFDLMVGDPTVRPTAADGYAAAASASADAELHGLIGAGTGATTGKARGLENLHDAGLAYAEVRAGEVVVGALCAVNAFGDILTGEAGPVDFGDYEPFGGDRQNTTIGVVMTNAVLTKAECLILAQGAHDGLARAIDPPHTRYDGDAFISAATGAVEAKVDVVRALAISAVAEAIRSRA; encoded by the coding sequence ATGCCCGTCGTCCAGACCATCAGCGTCCCCGGCGTCCGCGTCGGCCACGTCACCGACGCGGCGGCCCGCACCGGCTGCACCGTCGTGACCTTCCCCGACGGCACCGTCGGGTCCGGGGAGGTGCGCGGCGGCGCGCCCGCCTCGCGCGAGTTCGACCTGCTCTCCCCCGAACGCTCCGTCGAGGAGATCCACGCCGCCGTGCTCACCGGCGGTTCCGCCTTCGGCCTCGCCAGCGCCGACGGCGTGATGCGCCGCCTCGAGGAGGAGGACCGGGGCGTCGACACCGTGGCCGGCCGGGTGCCGATCGTGCCCACCCTGGGCCTGTTCGACCTCATGGTCGGCGACCCGACGGTCCGCCCGACCGCCGCGGACGGCTACGCGGCGGCGGCGTCCGCGAGCGCGGACGCCGAGCTGCACGGCCTCATCGGCGCCGGCACCGGCGCCACCACCGGCAAGGCCCGCGGCCTCGAGAACCTGCACGATGCGGGCCTCGCCTACGCCGAGGTGCGCGCGGGCGAGGTCGTCGTGGGCGCGCTGTGCGCCGTGAACGCGTTCGGCGACATCCTGACCGGCGAGGCCGGTCCCGTCGACTTCGGCGACTACGAGCCGTTCGGCGGCGACCGGCAGAACACCACGATCGGCGTCGTGATGACCAACGCCGTACTCACCAAGGCGGAGTGCCTGATCCTGGCGCAGGGCGCGCACGACGGTCTGGCCCGCGCGATCGACCCGCCGCACACCCGCTACGACGGCGACGCCTTCATCTCCGCCGCCACCGGCGCCGTGGAGGCCAAGGTGGACGTGGTGCGCGCGCTGGCGATCTCGGCGGTCGCGGAGGCGATCCGCTCGCGGGCCTGA
- the pntB gene encoding Re/Si-specific NAD(P)(+) transhydrogenase subunit beta, whose amino-acid sequence MSITAISVAAYIVASLLFILSLAGLSKHETSKSGLTYGIVGMGIALLATIALVIDKVLKPELDLTWLPVALMAGAIVIGALIGFWRARIVEMTGMPELIALLHSFVGLAAVLIGWNGAIEGFHADGVNPADVRALTNIHEAEIAIGIFIGAVTLTGSIVANRKLSGKMKSAPLMLPGKNLINVGSIVVFIVLTAVYVSRDTHGDNTSMILLGVITALALFLGWHLVASIGGGDMPVVISMLNSYSGWAAAASGFLLSNDLLIVTGALVGSSGAYLSYIMCKAMNRSFISVIAGGFGIEAGPADDTDYGEHREVNAEQVAELLTGAKSVVITPGYGMAVAQAQYGVAELTSELRKKGVEVRFGIHPVAGRLPGHMNVLLAEAKVPYDIVLEMDEINDDFPETDVVLVIGANDTVNPAASEDPGSPIAGMPVLTVWEAENVIVFKRSMAAGYAGVQNPLFFRDNSAMLFGDAKDRVQDILAAMH is encoded by the coding sequence ATGAGTATCACTGCAATCTCCGTTGCGGCGTACATCGTCGCGTCGCTGCTGTTCATCCTGTCGCTGGCGGGGCTGTCCAAGCACGAGACCTCCAAGAGCGGCCTGACCTACGGCATCGTCGGCATGGGCATCGCCCTGCTGGCGACGATCGCGCTGGTCATCGACAAGGTCCTCAAGCCGGAGCTCGACCTGACCTGGCTGCCCGTCGCCCTCATGGCCGGCGCCATCGTCATCGGCGCCCTCATCGGTTTCTGGCGCGCACGCATCGTCGAGATGACGGGCATGCCCGAGCTGATCGCCCTGCTCCACTCCTTCGTGGGTCTCGCGGCCGTGCTCATCGGCTGGAACGGCGCGATCGAGGGCTTCCACGCCGACGGGGTCAACCCGGCCGACGTCCGCGCGCTCACCAACATCCACGAGGCCGAGATCGCGATCGGCATCTTCATCGGTGCGGTCACCCTGACCGGCTCGATCGTCGCGAACCGCAAGCTCTCCGGGAAGATGAAGTCGGCGCCGCTCATGCTGCCCGGCAAGAACCTCATCAACGTCGGTTCGATCGTCGTCTTCATCGTGCTCACCGCCGTCTACGTCTCCCGGGACACCCACGGCGACAACACGTCGATGATCCTGCTGGGCGTCATCACCGCGCTCGCCCTGTTCCTGGGCTGGCACCTGGTCGCCTCCATCGGCGGCGGCGACATGCCCGTCGTCATCTCGATGCTCAACAGCTACTCCGGCTGGGCCGCGGCCGCGTCGGGCTTCCTGCTGAGCAACGACCTGCTCATCGTCACCGGTGCGCTCGTCGGCTCCTCGGGTGCGTACCTGAGCTACATCATGTGCAAGGCGATGAACCGCTCGTTCATCTCGGTCATCGCGGGCGGCTTCGGCATCGAGGCCGGCCCGGCCGACGACACGGACTACGGCGAGCACCGGGAGGTCAACGCCGAGCAGGTCGCCGAGCTCCTCACGGGCGCCAAGTCCGTCGTCATCACCCCGGGCTACGGCATGGCCGTCGCCCAGGCGCAGTACGGCGTCGCGGAGCTCACCAGCGAGCTGCGCAAGAAGGGCGTCGAGGTCCGCTTCGGCATCCACCCCGTCGCCGGGCGCCTGCCCGGGCACATGAACGTGCTCCTCGCCGAGGCGAAGGTCCCGTACGACATCGTGCTCGAGATGGACGAGATCAACGACGACTTCCCCGAGACCGACGTGGTCCTGGTGATCGGCGCCAACGACACGGTCAACCCGGCCGCGTCGGAGGACCCGGGCAGCCCCATCGCGGGCATGCCGGTGCTCACCGTGTGGGAGGCCGAGAACGTGATCGTGTTCAAGCGGTCGATGGCCGCCGGCTACGCGGGCGTGCAGAACCCGCTGTTCTTCCGCGACAACTCGGCGATGCTCTTCGGCGACGCCAAGGACCGCGTGCAGGACATCCTCGCCGCGATGCACTGA
- a CDS encoding Re/Si-specific NAD(P)(+) transhydrogenase subunit alpha — protein MIIGVLKEAQPGETRAAATPATVAQLIKLGYEVVVDSGAGEASSFADEAYVEAGASIGDARAADIVLGVNAPSAAQLDGVRPGATVAGLLAPAQNPELLEDLRRRELTALAMESVPRISRAQSMDVLSSMANIAGYRAVVEAAHVFGRFFTGQVTAAGKVPPAKVLVVGAGVAGLAAIGAAGSLGAIVRATDPRPEVADQVASLGGEYLSVANEQAEVSATGYAKEMDDDYKAREAQLYAEQCKDVDIIITTALIPGRPAPRIISEEMVASMKPGSVIVDMAAANGGNVAGTVKDEAIVTPNGVTIIGYTDLAGRLPAQASQLYGTNLVNLLKLLTPEKDGQLVLDFEDPVQRSITVTRAGELLFPPPPVQVSAAPKAAPAAEAEAQPVKEPMSASKKVSLTLVGVVLFGLLISFSPNPLPQHFTVLMLAIVIGYYVIGNVAHALHTPLMSVTNAISGVVVVGALLQIATNTTTVLVLSTIAILVASINIFGGFAVTRRMLAMFSKGA, from the coding sequence ATGATCATCGGAGTTTTGAAAGAGGCACAGCCGGGCGAGACCCGTGCCGCCGCAACCCCCGCCACGGTGGCCCAGCTGATCAAGCTCGGCTACGAGGTGGTCGTGGACTCGGGCGCCGGTGAGGCGTCCTCGTTCGCGGACGAGGCCTACGTCGAGGCCGGCGCGTCGATCGGTGACGCACGCGCCGCCGACATCGTGCTCGGCGTCAACGCACCGTCGGCCGCCCAGCTCGACGGCGTGCGCCCCGGCGCGACCGTCGCCGGGCTCCTCGCGCCCGCGCAGAACCCCGAGCTGCTCGAGGACCTGCGCCGCCGCGAGCTGACGGCCCTCGCCATGGAGTCCGTCCCCCGCATCTCGCGCGCGCAGTCGATGGACGTGCTGTCCTCGATGGCGAACATCGCCGGCTACCGCGCCGTCGTCGAGGCGGCACACGTCTTCGGCCGGTTCTTCACCGGCCAGGTCACCGCTGCGGGCAAGGTGCCCCCGGCAAAGGTGCTCGTGGTGGGCGCCGGCGTCGCCGGCCTCGCCGCGATCGGTGCGGCCGGCTCGCTCGGCGCCATCGTGCGCGCCACTGACCCGCGCCCCGAGGTGGCCGACCAGGTCGCCTCGCTCGGCGGTGAGTACCTCTCCGTGGCGAACGAGCAGGCCGAGGTCTCGGCCACTGGCTACGCCAAGGAGATGGACGACGACTACAAGGCACGCGAGGCGCAGCTCTACGCCGAGCAGTGCAAGGACGTCGACATCATCATCACCACGGCCCTGATCCCCGGGCGCCCCGCGCCGCGCATCATCTCCGAGGAGATGGTCGCGTCGATGAAGCCCGGCAGCGTCATCGTCGACATGGCGGCGGCGAACGGCGGCAACGTCGCGGGCACCGTCAAGGACGAGGCGATCGTCACGCCGAACGGCGTCACGATCATCGGCTACACCGACCTCGCGGGCCGCCTGCCCGCGCAGGCCTCGCAGCTGTACGGAACGAACCTCGTCAACCTGCTCAAGCTGCTGACGCCCGAGAAGGACGGGCAGCTCGTGCTCGACTTCGAGGACCCGGTCCAGCGGTCGATCACCGTGACCCGCGCGGGCGAGCTGCTGTTCCCGCCGCCGCCGGTGCAGGTCTCGGCCGCGCCGAAGGCCGCGCCCGCCGCCGAGGCGGAGGCGCAGCCGGTCAAGGAGCCGATGTCGGCGTCCAAGAAGGTCTCGCTCACCCTCGTGGGCGTGGTCCTGTTCGGGCTGCTCATCAGCTTCTCGCCGAACCCGCTGCCGCAGCACTTCACCGTGCTGATGCTGGCGATCGTCATCGGCTACTACGTCATCGGCAACGTGGCGCACGCGCTGCACACGCCGCTGATGTCGGTCACCAACGCCATCTCCGGCGTCGTCGTGGTGGGCGCTCTGCTGCAGATCGCGACCAACACCACGACGGTCCTGGTGCTGTCGACGATCGCGATCCTGGTCGCGTCGATCAACATCTTCGGTGGTTTCGCGGTCACCCGCCGCATGCTCGCCATGTTCAGCAAGGGGGCATGA
- a CDS encoding bifunctional phosphatase PAP2/diacylglycerol kinase family protein — protein MPDPAAPHPLRTLHEGLSDLDRRLFDAVADSPSPLLDLTMRPLSAAADHSKLWMVLAAGLGGLGGLSSRRGAVRGIVSLAVTSLIVNQGLKRVYPRRRPAHDGVPLKRARRQPTSTSFPSGHSAAAAAFAIGVGLENRTAGYALAGLAGAVGFSRIATGAHYPGDVLAGFAVGAGVAVAGARLVPPVDDSRTMTPEPTVERITTDPEGAGLVVVLNPASGDGTGTRVAEEIRRTLPKAEIVELAEDSDIDAVAADAAARAEFLGVAGGDGTVATLAAHALAADKPLAVFPAGTFNHFAKDVGAETVGAVVESIRSGRLARVDVVWLNEEKLLLNTASIGAYPEFVRARTRYQRRRIGRVTATVRALRRVLRHTALASVRIEGRPATVSFFFLGNSMYGAPSFVPGRRTRLDDGVLDVRYLEDGHRYATARLFASWISGRIRNSKVYRELQAPVVTIEADEPFRVAHDGEAGELHTRARFRVDYRALRVFGTSLTR, from the coding sequence ATGCCGGATCCCGCAGCGCCGCACCCGCTCCGCACGCTCCACGAGGGCCTCAGCGACCTCGACCGCCGGCTCTTCGACGCCGTCGCCGACTCGCCCAGCCCGCTGCTGGACCTCACCATGCGGCCGCTCTCGGCGGCGGCCGACCACTCGAAGCTGTGGATGGTCCTCGCCGCGGGCCTGGGCGGCCTGGGCGGTCTGTCGTCGCGCCGCGGCGCCGTGCGCGGCATCGTCTCGCTCGCCGTGACCAGCCTGATCGTCAACCAGGGGCTCAAGCGGGTCTATCCGCGGCGCCGCCCCGCCCACGACGGGGTGCCGCTCAAGCGGGCTCGCCGCCAACCCACGTCCACCTCGTTCCCGTCGGGGCACTCCGCCGCGGCGGCGGCCTTCGCCATCGGGGTGGGCCTGGAGAACCGCACCGCCGGATACGCGCTCGCGGGGCTCGCCGGCGCGGTCGGCTTCTCCCGGATCGCCACGGGCGCCCACTACCCGGGCGACGTGCTGGCGGGCTTCGCCGTCGGTGCGGGCGTCGCGGTCGCGGGTGCCCGCCTGGTGCCGCCCGTCGACGACAGCCGGACCATGACGCCGGAGCCCACCGTCGAGCGGATCACGACGGACCCGGAGGGCGCCGGGCTCGTGGTGGTGCTCAACCCGGCCTCCGGTGACGGCACGGGCACGCGCGTGGCGGAGGAGATCCGCCGCACGCTCCCGAAGGCCGAGATCGTCGAGCTCGCCGAGGATTCCGACATCGACGCCGTGGCTGCGGACGCCGCCGCCCGGGCGGAGTTCCTCGGAGTCGCGGGCGGCGACGGCACCGTCGCGACGCTCGCCGCGCACGCCCTCGCGGCGGACAAGCCGCTCGCGGTGTTCCCCGCCGGGACCTTCAACCACTTCGCCAAGGACGTGGGCGCGGAGACGGTCGGCGCCGTCGTGGAGTCGATCCGCAGCGGCCGCCTCGCCCGGGTCGACGTGGTGTGGCTCAACGAGGAGAAGCTGCTGCTCAACACCGCCAGCATCGGCGCCTACCCGGAGTTCGTACGCGCCCGCACCCGGTACCAGCGGCGCCGGATCGGCCGCGTCACGGCCACGGTCCGCGCGCTGCGGCGGGTGCTGCGACACACCGCGCTGGCATCGGTGCGGATCGAGGGACGCCCCGCCACCGTCTCGTTCTTCTTCCTCGGCAACTCCATGTACGGTGCGCCGAGCTTCGTGCCCGGGCGGCGCACCCGCCTCGACGACGGCGTGCTCGACGTGCGGTACCTCGAGGACGGGCACCGGTACGCGACCGCGCGCCTGTTCGCCTCCTGGATCAGCGGCCGGATCCGCAACTCCAAGGTCTACCGGGAGCTGCAGGCGCCGGTCGTGACCATCGAGGCCGACGAGCCGTTCCGGGTGGCGCACGACGGCGAAGCCGGTGAACTGCACACGCGCGCCCGGTTCCGGGTCGACTACCGGGCCCTGCGGGTCTTCGGCACCAGTCTCACGCGATAG
- a CDS encoding SDR family oxidoreductase: protein MAAVTIIGGHGKIALILARVLSSLGDAVTSWIRNPEHAADVAATGAKPLVLDVERASREEIAAALAGSDAVVFSAGAGGGNPDRTYAVDRDAAIRSIQAAESAGVKRYVMVSYLGAAPDHGVPESDAFFPYAEAKAAADVALRASDLDWTVLMPGRLTLDEPTGRVDPAAVRAADNPGTSRANVALVAASVLDRPDTIGKDLPFTDGDVRIEEAWT from the coding sequence ATGGCAGCTGTCACGATCATCGGTGGACACGGCAAGATCGCGCTCATCCTGGCGCGCGTCCTCAGCTCGCTGGGCGATGCGGTCACCTCGTGGATCCGCAACCCGGAGCACGCGGCGGACGTCGCCGCGACCGGCGCGAAACCCCTCGTCCTCGACGTGGAGCGGGCGTCGCGCGAGGAGATCGCGGCGGCCCTCGCCGGCTCGGACGCCGTGGTCTTCTCCGCCGGCGCGGGCGGCGGGAACCCCGACCGCACGTACGCCGTGGACCGCGACGCGGCGATCCGCTCGATCCAGGCCGCCGAATCGGCCGGGGTGAAGCGCTACGTCATGGTCTCCTACCTCGGCGCCGCCCCCGACCACGGCGTCCCGGAGTCGGACGCGTTCTTCCCCTACGCGGAGGCGAAGGCCGCCGCCGACGTCGCCCTGCGCGCCTCGGACCTGGACTGGACGGTGCTCATGCCGGGCCGCCTGACCCTCGATGAACCCACCGGGCGAGTGGACCCCGCGGCGGTGCGGGCGGCGGACAACCCCGGCACGTCGCGCGCGAACGTCGCGCTGGTGGCGGCCTCGGTGCTGGACCGTCCCGACACCATCGGGAAGGACCTGCCCTTCACCGACGGGGACGTGCGCATCGAGGAGGCCTGGACGTAG